A genomic segment from Syntrophotalea acetylenivorans encodes:
- a CDS encoding PqiC family protein → MRYQSATVLVIIISLLLFTGCSGTQPAMRYYQLTPTSTVSSTEPLSELILGVGPVTIPEMLKRQEIVIRGDGNQYQLSELHRWAGLLENNLTMVIMENLGKLLDTDQVVRYPWESYDHPDYRIIIEVLDLTGKPGGVVSLRAGWTIVDGSGQQMLVRIISEYAQQVTDQSVDSLVQAESQAVALLCREISVELRKLENK, encoded by the coding sequence ATGAGATACCAGAGTGCCACTGTTTTGGTGATTATCATTTCATTGCTGCTCTTTACCGGTTGTAGCGGGACTCAACCGGCAATGCGTTATTATCAATTGACGCCAACATCCACAGTTTCGAGCACAGAGCCTTTGTCTGAGCTCATCCTAGGCGTCGGCCCCGTCACGATTCCTGAAATGCTCAAACGCCAGGAAATCGTCATTCGTGGTGATGGCAATCAATACCAATTGTCTGAGCTTCACCGATGGGCCGGTCTTCTGGAAAATAATCTGACAATGGTGATTATGGAAAACCTTGGCAAGCTGCTCGACACAGATCAGGTCGTCAGGTACCCATGGGAATCATACGACCATCCTGATTATCGAATTATTATCGAGGTCCTGGATTTGACGGGAAAACCTGGAGGCGTGGTGTCATTGCGAGCCGGCTGGACAATCGTCGATGGTTCTGGTCAACAGATGTTGGTGAGAATCATCAGTGAATATGCACAACAGGTGACCGACCAAAGTGTCGATTCTCTGGTTCAGGCAGAGAGTCAAGCGGTTGCCTTGCTCTGCCGGGAGATCAGTGTCGAACTAAGAAAA
- a CDS encoding efflux transporter outer membrane subunit: MTRIPLIRTFCLITTAAFLLSGCSLVGPDFVKPTAPVAESWIDAENAGIQHREEDLSEWWQAFNDPVLDGLIKRAYDQNLPLQIAGLRVLEARARLGLATGNLYPQTQQATAGYSKTQLSRNSPNISPGIDRVYDQASFGFDAAWELDFWGRFRRGVESADAALMADIASYDDVLVTLTAEVARTYTLIRTLEERINLAEDNVTIQSESLRIAAVRFNNGAVTELDVQQATSLLRSTQALIPQLKSFHRQAQHALSILLGLPPRDLYSLLMGKANIPEAPATIAVGIPAQLLRRRPDIKRAEMQAAAQSARIGLAKADLYPSFTLLGSIGWSASNTGNSDTGDVFEFSDSLTFQAGPSIRWNLFNYGRIKNQVRIEDARLEQLLVNYRNVVLEAAREVEDALTGFARAEEQAEFLGKGVTAAKRASELAMIQYREGVIDYQRVLDTDRFLTEQQDIYTATRGKLLST, translated from the coding sequence ATGACCAGGATTCCTCTCATTCGCACGTTTTGTTTGATCACCACGGCCGCTTTTCTCCTCTCCGGCTGCAGTCTGGTAGGTCCCGACTTCGTAAAGCCGACAGCACCGGTTGCCGAAAGCTGGATCGATGCCGAAAACGCCGGTATTCAGCATCGGGAAGAAGATCTTAGTGAATGGTGGCAAGCCTTTAACGACCCGGTTCTCGATGGCCTGATCAAACGCGCCTATGATCAGAACCTGCCCTTGCAAATCGCTGGGCTGCGAGTCCTCGAGGCTCGGGCGCGTCTGGGATTGGCAACCGGCAATCTATATCCTCAGACCCAGCAGGCAACCGCCGGCTATTCCAAAACCCAACTCAGTCGGAACAGCCCTAACATTTCCCCTGGAATTGATCGCGTGTACGACCAAGCCTCTTTCGGTTTTGACGCTGCTTGGGAACTTGATTTCTGGGGACGCTTTCGGCGGGGCGTAGAAAGTGCGGACGCGGCATTGATGGCGGACATCGCCAGCTACGACGATGTGCTGGTCACACTCACCGCCGAAGTGGCTCGTACCTATACCCTCATTCGTACTCTGGAAGAACGAATCAATCTGGCCGAAGACAATGTAACGATTCAGAGCGAATCACTGCGAATTGCCGCTGTTCGATTCAATAACGGAGCCGTCACCGAGCTTGACGTGCAGCAGGCCACATCGCTGTTGCGCAGTACTCAGGCTCTTATCCCGCAACTCAAAAGCTTTCATCGCCAGGCCCAGCATGCCCTGAGTATTCTGCTCGGCCTGCCTCCTCGCGATCTATATTCTCTTCTCATGGGTAAGGCAAATATTCCAGAAGCACCAGCAACGATCGCCGTTGGCATACCAGCGCAATTGCTCCGTCGGCGCCCTGACATTAAACGAGCAGAGATGCAAGCCGCAGCACAAAGTGCCCGAATCGGCCTCGCTAAGGCTGATCTTTATCCCAGCTTCACCCTGTTAGGCAGTATTGGCTGGAGTGCATCCAACACAGGCAATTCCGACACAGGCGATGTGTTTGAGTTCAGCGACAGTTTGACCTTTCAAGCTGGGCCTTCCATCCGCTGGAATCTCTTCAACTACGGACGCATCAAGAACCAGGTCCGTATCGAAGATGCTCGGCTTGAACAGCTGTTGGTCAACTATCGTAACGTGGTACTCGAAGCGGCTCGCGAAGTTGAAGACGCCTTGACCGGTTTTGCCAGGGCTGAGGAACAGGCTGAATTTCTGGGTAAAGGTGTAACAGCAGCCAAGCGAGCATCTGAACTGGCGATGATTCAGTATCGTGAGGGAGTCATCGACTACCAGCGTGTGCTCGACACCGATCGCTTTCTCACAGAGCAACAAGACATTTACACCGCCACTCGGGGGAAATTGCTCTCAACCTGA
- a CDS encoding paraquat-inducible protein A: MALIEATARQRGMASCHSCHLLCRLPSEEREGRFSCPRCGAALHSRKKNSLTRCWALLIAASILLIPANLLPITITSALGHTQADTIISGVIYFIHSGMWPIALVIFVASVFVPVVKLSILALLMFSVQRHWQWRPKDRTRLYRLTELVGRWSMVDVYVVTILVALVKLGAVATIDAGFGAVFFAGVVVLTMFAAESFDPRLIWDAMEEANE; this comes from the coding sequence ATGGCACTGATTGAGGCAACAGCCAGACAAAGGGGGATGGCCAGCTGTCACAGCTGTCATCTTTTATGTCGACTGCCATCCGAGGAAAGGGAAGGCCGCTTTTCCTGCCCCCGTTGCGGTGCGGCCTTGCACAGTCGCAAAAAAAACAGTCTTACTCGCTGCTGGGCGTTGCTAATTGCCGCCAGCATCCTTTTAATCCCGGCAAATCTGCTGCCGATTACCATTACTTCGGCACTGGGTCATACTCAAGCGGACACCATTATCAGCGGCGTGATCTATTTCATTCACTCGGGCATGTGGCCAATCGCCCTGGTGATCTTCGTTGCCAGCGTTTTTGTGCCTGTAGTCAAATTGTCGATTCTTGCCTTGCTGATGTTTTCAGTTCAACGCCATTGGCAGTGGCGCCCAAAAGACCGGACGCGTCTCTACCGGTTGACGGAACTAGTTGGTCGCTGGTCGATGGTCGACGTATATGTCGTCACTATTCTGGTCGCCCTGGTAAAACTAGGCGCAGTGGCGACAATTGATGCGGGATTCGGCGCCGTATTTTTTGCGGGAGTCGTGGTTCTGACGATGTTCGCCGCTGAAAGTTTCGACCCGCGGCTGATCTGGGATGCCATGGAGGAAGCCAATGAATGA
- a CDS encoding paraquat-inducible protein A — protein MSPLLACHGCDLLTQIPPLPKHGAAYCPRCGSLLMRAKPNSIERSLALVLASIVLFAVALSFPFLAMKSGGFEQQTNLITGVYLLYQQGMEGLATVVLLTCVLFPLLQMTGLLYVLLPVYLKRRLPRAVQVFRFVQHLQPWSMMEVFMIGILVSLVKLAKLAAIIPGISLWAFALLIFTTAAQTAVLDTHRVWVALEASDGTD, from the coding sequence ATGTCACCCTTGCTGGCCTGCCATGGATGCGATTTGCTGACTCAAATCCCACCACTTCCGAAGCATGGTGCGGCCTATTGCCCCCGTTGCGGCTCTCTCCTCATGCGTGCTAAACCGAACAGCATCGAACGATCTTTGGCGCTGGTCCTGGCCAGCATCGTCCTGTTTGCGGTGGCCCTGAGCTTTCCTTTTCTGGCGATGAAATCCGGTGGATTCGAGCAACAGACCAACTTGATCACCGGCGTCTATTTACTTTATCAGCAAGGAATGGAAGGTTTGGCAACAGTCGTTTTGCTGACTTGCGTGCTATTCCCCTTGCTGCAGATGACCGGCCTGCTCTATGTATTATTGCCCGTCTACCTGAAAAGGCGCCTGCCGCGGGCGGTTCAGGTCTTCCGCTTTGTTCAGCACCTGCAACCCTGGAGCATGATGGAAGTCTTCATGATCGGGATTCTGGTCTCTTTGGTCAAATTGGCTAAGCTGGCTGCAATTATTCCCGGTATTTCACTCTGGGCCTTTGCTCTGTTGATTTTTACCACTGCTGCCCAGACGGCGGTTCTTGATACCCACAGGGTGTGGGTAGCGTTGGAGGCATCCGATGGCACTGATTGA
- a CDS encoding intermembrane transport protein PqiB: protein MNDSNINHLPPEAFSQAEVRTKQGFSIVWLIPLIALAIGGWLAFKAITEHGPLISIHFTTAEGLEAGKTKIKYKDVVIGEVEEIKLSEKLDGVIVLARMDKDTKPYLTEETRFWVVRARISAGEVSGLGTLLSGAYIGMDPIQEGKPTRSFTGLAKQPLVTADEPGQHYLLRSPSLGSLNIASPVFYRQIKVGEVVDYDFDQTGQAVEIKVFIHAPHDKRINSATKFWNASGVDVKMDARGIKVDTQSIVSIFQGGIAFDTPSTLDAITKVSDSFKFPLHPDREAATKKSYAIKNYYMMYFDQSVRGLVPGAPVEFGGIQIGEVVDFKLIIDTASLKVRIPVLVMIEPERLELYSNGKKVDYQSAIEERAKGNKRLIQEELLKHGMRAQLKTGNLLTGQLYIEIGLFPDAEPVEVAYENDYPIFPTVSTPLGKIAEDISKVVKKIDSIPIEELGEDLHETIVTLRATLQEFRGRRETSIRRFYPT, encoded by the coding sequence ATGAATGATTCGAATATAAATCACCTGCCCCCTGAAGCCTTTTCTCAAGCTGAAGTGCGTACAAAGCAGGGCTTTTCAATTGTCTGGCTGATACCGCTTATTGCCCTGGCCATTGGCGGCTGGCTGGCCTTTAAGGCCATCACCGAGCATGGCCCCTTGATCAGTATCCATTTTACGACCGCTGAAGGACTGGAAGCAGGCAAAACCAAAATCAAATACAAGGATGTTGTAATCGGCGAGGTCGAAGAAATCAAGCTGTCAGAGAAGTTGGATGGAGTCATTGTACTGGCTCGAATGGATAAAGACACTAAGCCGTATCTGACCGAAGAGACGCGCTTTTGGGTTGTTAGAGCCAGAATTTCGGCGGGTGAAGTGTCGGGTTTGGGGACCCTCTTGTCCGGCGCCTACATCGGTATGGATCCAATTCAGGAAGGCAAGCCGACGCGCAGTTTTACCGGTTTGGCGAAACAGCCTCTAGTCACAGCGGATGAGCCTGGTCAGCACTACCTGCTGCGCTCCCCGTCCCTGGGCTCGCTGAATATCGCTTCACCTGTTTTTTATCGTCAGATCAAAGTTGGCGAAGTGGTGGACTATGATTTTGATCAAACAGGCCAAGCTGTTGAGATTAAAGTTTTTATCCACGCTCCCCATGATAAGCGAATCAACTCAGCCACCAAGTTTTGGAATGCAAGCGGGGTGGACGTGAAAATGGATGCCAGAGGAATCAAAGTTGATACCCAATCGATAGTCTCGATTTTTCAAGGGGGTATTGCTTTTGATACACCATCCACCCTAGACGCCATAACGAAAGTTTCCGACAGTTTTAAATTCCCGTTGCATCCCGACCGGGAGGCCGCAACAAAAAAGAGCTACGCCATCAAGAACTACTACATGATGTACTTTGATCAATCAGTACGCGGACTAGTGCCTGGTGCGCCGGTGGAATTTGGCGGTATCCAGATAGGGGAAGTTGTCGACTTTAAATTAATCATCGATACCGCCAGCCTGAAAGTGCGTATCCCGGTACTGGTGATGATCGAACCTGAACGTTTGGAATTATATTCCAATGGCAAAAAAGTTGATTACCAGTCCGCCATTGAAGAACGAGCAAAGGGCAACAAACGTCTTATCCAGGAGGAACTTCTCAAGCACGGCATGCGGGCCCAGTTGAAAACAGGCAATCTATTGACGGGGCAGTTATACATCGAAATCGGTCTTTTCCCTGATGCGGAACCGGTGGAGGTTGCTTATGAGAATGACTACCCGATCTTCCCAACAGTTTCGACACCTTTAGGAAAAATTGCCGAAGATATCAGCAAGGTAGTTAAAAAAATTGATTCGATCCCGATCGAAGAGTTGGGCGAAGATTTACATGAAACAATCGTGACCCTTAGGGCAACTCTACAAGAATTCAGGGGGCGGCGGGAAACATCCATCAGGAGGTTCTACCCAACTTGA